A single Seriola aureovittata isolate HTS-2021-v1 ecotype China chromosome 19, ASM2101889v1, whole genome shotgun sequence DNA region contains:
- the LOC130160846 gene encoding solute carrier family 22 member 2-like — translation MTTFDDLLEEAGTFGHCQRRIFALLCLLSLPFAGVYVGIVFQGFTPDHWCRDSAVVEMRQACGWSLADSRRLTVPLVNSSGVLQQSSCEQYKVDWNSTGLTCDTQELDLSGVPVSMCKDGWEYQNEGRKSFVTEFDLVCSDGWLVDMYQSTLNAGFLAGSFAFGYFADRFGRKVSFLMSFILNAISGFALAVAPNYISLLVFRTIFGFGAKGGWMTSYVLLTEIVGVEYRRTVGILYQMFFSVGVLILPLLAYFITDWRWLQVTITAPYILFLSYYWLIPESPRWLISQNNSSRAMEITESMAKENKKKLTRNLETLTDEEGDSPSASLLDLVRTPNMRKHTFILMFNWFTSGVVYQGLIMRVGIAGGDVYIDFLISGLVEFPAAFLILFTIERIGRRLPFASANIVAGTSCLVTAFIPDSMFWFKMVVACIGRLGITMAFEMVVFVNTELYPTFVRNLGVSVCSTLCDVGGIVAPFMLYRLAVIWLELPLIIFGVVAFIAGGLVLLLPETRGVPLPETIDDIEFPNRKKENPLENQQMKKLLKSKLTSNKETRSV, via the exons ATGACAACCTTTGATGACCTCCTGGAGGAGGCTGGGACTTTTGGCCATTGTCAGAGGCGTATCTTTGCcctgctctgtctgctgtcattgCCTTTTGCAGGTGTGTACGTCGGCATCGTCTTCCAGGGTTTCACCCCGGATCACTGGTGTCGGGACTCTGCGGTGGTGGAGATGAGGCAGGCGTGCGGCTGGAGCCTGGCAGACAGTCGCAGGCTGACGGTGCCTCTGGTCAACAGCTCTGGggtgctgcagcagagcagctgtgagCAGTACAAGGTGGACTGGAACAGCACAGGACTCACCTGTGACACCCAGGAACTGGACCTCAGTGGAGTCCCAGTCTCCATGTGCAAG gACGGCTGGGAGTATCAGAATGAAGGGAGGAAGTCCTTTGTCACAGAG TTTGACCTGGTGTGTTCAGATGGATGGTTGGTCGACATGTACCAGTCCACTCTCAACGCGGGCTTCCTCGCCGGCAGCTTTGCCTTCGGCTACTTTGCCGACAG GTTTGGCAGGAAGGTCAGTTTCCTGATGTCATTCATACTGAATGCGATCTCTGGGTTTGCGCTGGCTGTGGCTCCAAACTACATCTCCCTCCTGGTGTTCAGGACCATCTTTGGCTTCGGAGCCAAAGGAGGCTGGATGACTTCCTACGTGCTGC TGACAGAGATAGTTGGAGTGGAGTACAGACGAACAGTGGGCATATTGTACCAGATGTTCTTCAGTGTCGGcgtcctcatcctccctctgctcGCCTACTTCATCACTGACTGGCGCTGGCTGCAGGTCACCATCACTGCCCCCTACATCCTCTTCCTGTCCTACTACTG GTTAATCCCAGAATCTCCAAGGTGGCTCATTTCCCAGAACAATTCCTCCAGAGCGATGGAGATCACTGAATCTATGGCAAAGGAGAACAAGAAGAAACTCACTAGGAACTTGGAG ACACTCACTGATGAGGAGGGTGACTCCCCCTCTGCCTCCTTGCTGGACCTGGTCAGAACCCCAAATATGAGGAAACACACTTTCATCCTCATGTTCAACTG GTTCACCAGCGGTGTGGTTTATCAGGGCCTCATTATGAGGGTGGGGATAGCAGGAGGAGACGTCTACATTGACTTCCTCATCTCTGGCCTGGTGGAGTTCCCCGCCGCCTTCCTCATCCTGTTCACTATTGAACGTATCGGCCGACGTCTCCCCTTCGCCTCCGCCAACATCGTCGCCGGAACCTCCTGCCTCGTCACCGCCTTCATCCCTGACA gtaTGTTCTGGTTTAAGATGGTGGTGGCCTGCATCGGTCGGCTGGGTATCACCATGGCCTTCGAGATGGTGGTGTTTGTTAACACTGAGCTCTACCCGACGTTTGTCAG GAACCTGGGAGTGTCAGTTTGTTCCACTCTGTGTGACGTTGGAGGCATCGTCGCTCCGTTCATGCTCTACAGACTGGCTGTCATCTGGCTGGAGCTGCCACTCATCATCTTCG GAGTGGTAGCGTTCATAGCTGGAGGTTTGGTGCTGTTGCTGCCTGAAACCAGAGGAGTTCCTCTCCCCGAGACTATTGATGATATCGAATTTCCTAATAG GAAAAAGGAGAATCCACTGGAGAACCAACAAATGAAGaaacttttaaaatcaaagCTGACAAGCAATAAGGAAACAAGAAGTGTgtga